Proteins encoded within one genomic window of Couchioplanes caeruleus:
- a CDS encoding ABC transporter ATP-binding protein, with amino-acid sequence MTISPSESAGLTLDRISVRFGGLVALDGVSLRVPPGRTVGVIGPNGAGKTTLFNVVCGFVAPTGGSLALDGRPLRPRPHRLARLGISRTLQGVGLFGGLTVLENVLVAVPGRPARALAALDRCKVGHCAGDLPGLLPYALRKRVALARALVSEPRLLLLDEPAGGLGAGEIDELRELIEGLSCAVLLVEHHMDLVMAVCDEILVLDFGRPVAHGTPAEIRTDEAVADAYLGAAA; translated from the coding sequence ATGACCATTTCCCCATCCGAGAGCGCCGGACTCACCCTCGACCGGATCAGCGTCCGTTTCGGTGGGCTCGTCGCCCTCGACGGCGTCTCCCTGCGCGTCCCTCCCGGCCGCACCGTCGGGGTCATCGGCCCCAACGGCGCCGGGAAGACGACCCTTTTCAACGTTGTCTGCGGCTTCGTCGCGCCGACGGGCGGCTCGCTGGCTCTGGACGGACGCCCGCTGCGACCCCGGCCGCACCGGCTCGCCCGGCTCGGCATCTCCCGCACCTTGCAAGGCGTCGGCCTCTTCGGCGGCCTGACGGTCCTGGAGAACGTGCTGGTCGCCGTCCCGGGAAGGCCGGCGCGGGCGCTGGCGGCGCTCGATCGGTGCAAAGTCGGGCATTGCGCCGGGGATCTGCCCGGGCTCCTGCCGTACGCGCTGCGCAAGCGGGTCGCCCTGGCCCGGGCTCTGGTCAGCGAGCCGAGGCTCCTTCTGCTGGACGAGCCGGCGGGCGGGCTCGGCGCCGGGGAGATCGACGAGCTGCGCGAGTTGATCGAGGGCCTGTCCTGCGCGGTGCTGCTCGTCGAGCATCACATGGACTTGGTCATGGCGGTCTGCGACGAGATCCTCGTGCTGGACTTCGGCAGGCCGGTCGCGCACGGCACCCCGGCCGAGATCCGGACCGACGAGGCCGTCGCGGACGCCTACCTGGGTGCCGCCGCGTGA
- a CDS encoding ABC transporter ATP-binding protein — protein MSALLQIERLTAGYGAAPVLHDVDLTVATGSITAVLGANGAGKTTLLRALSGLLPAARGRVLLDGRDLRGVRVEEMVRRGVAHVPEGRGVVTELTVDENLRLGGLWRKDRADAKRALDEVYELFEPLARRRGSPGHQLSGGERQLLALGRALVGRPRLLLLDEPSLGLAPKITAQILRLLRTLRDRSGLTVLLVEQNVRGALAIADEAVVLALGRVVSRGTSVDDELRHAYLGF, from the coding sequence GTGAGCGCGCTGCTGCAGATCGAGCGGCTAACCGCCGGGTACGGCGCCGCCCCGGTGCTGCACGACGTCGACCTGACCGTCGCGACCGGTTCGATCACCGCCGTCCTCGGGGCCAACGGGGCGGGAAAGACGACGCTGCTGCGTGCCCTGTCGGGATTGTTGCCGGCCGCCCGCGGACGGGTCCTTCTCGACGGCCGCGACCTGCGCGGGGTCCGGGTGGAGGAGATGGTGCGCCGCGGCGTGGCGCACGTGCCGGAGGGCCGCGGGGTGGTCACCGAGCTGACCGTGGACGAGAACCTGCGGCTGGGCGGCCTGTGGCGCAAGGACCGCGCGGACGCCAAGCGCGCCCTGGACGAGGTGTACGAGCTCTTCGAACCGTTGGCCCGCCGCCGCGGGTCTCCCGGGCATCAGCTTTCCGGCGGCGAGCGGCAACTGCTCGCACTGGGTCGCGCGCTGGTCGGGCGGCCGCGGCTCCTGCTGCTCGACGAGCCGTCGCTGGGGCTGGCGCCGAAGATCACCGCTCAGATTCTGCGGCTGCTGCGGACGTTGCGGGATCGCAGCGGGTTGACCGTGCTGCTGGTGGAGCAGAACGTGCGCGGCGCACTGGCCATCGCGGACGAGGCCGTCGTGCTGGCGCTGGGCCGCGTCGTCAGCCGCGGTACGTCCGTCGACGACGAACTACGGCACGCCTATCTCGGCTTCTAG
- a CDS encoding alpha-ketoglutarate-dependent dioxygenase AlkB, producing MLDLMGDAGPAIEPLPGRLTRHHLTAGAWVDVLPGWVSGSDDIFETLLTEVPWRAERRPMYDGVVDVPRLLRWYGRDEQLPHPALTEARDRLSAHYRAELGEPFATAGMCLYRDGRDSVAWHGDTLGRSSRADTMVAIVSFGSPRNLMLRPRAGGAETLRFPQGHGDLIVMGGSCQRTWEHAIPKTARPVGPRVSVQFRPINVA from the coding sequence ATGCTCGACCTGATGGGCGACGCCGGGCCCGCGATCGAGCCCCTTCCCGGCCGCCTGACCCGTCACCACCTCACCGCGGGCGCGTGGGTCGACGTGCTGCCGGGCTGGGTCAGCGGCTCCGACGACATCTTCGAAACCCTCCTCACCGAGGTCCCCTGGCGCGCCGAACGCCGCCCGATGTATGACGGCGTCGTCGACGTCCCCCGCCTCCTGCGCTGGTATGGGCGCGATGAGCAACTCCCGCACCCGGCCCTGACCGAGGCCCGCGACCGCCTGTCGGCGCACTACCGCGCCGAGCTGGGCGAGCCCTTCGCCACCGCGGGCATGTGCCTCTACCGCGACGGCCGCGACAGCGTCGCCTGGCACGGCGACACCCTCGGCCGCTCCTCCCGGGCGGACACCATGGTCGCGATCGTGTCATTCGGCTCGCCCCGCAACCTGATGCTGCGCCCCCGAGCCGGCGGCGCGGAGACGCTGCGTTTCCCCCAGGGCCATGGAGACCTCATCGTGATGGGCGGCTCATGCCAGCGCACTTGGGAGCACGCGATCCCCAAGACCGCCAGGCCGGTGGGCCCCCGCGTCAGCGTCCAGTTCCGCCCGATCAATGTGGCCTGA
- a CDS encoding succinate dehydrogenase/fumarate reductase iron-sulfur subunit — MKRHFRVWRGDESGGEIQDFQVEVNDGEVVLDIIHRLQATETPDLACRWNCKAGKCGSCSMEINGKPRLGCMTRMSTFEENETVTITPLRTFPVIRDLVTDVSFNYEKARETPAFAPPPGVRPGDYRMKQIDVERSQEFRKCIECFLCQNTCHVVRDHEENKKAFSGPRYFIRAAELDMHPLDDRTDRKEYAQASQGLGYCNITKCCTEVCPEHIKITDNAIIPMKERVVDRRYDPLVWLGRKIFRRDQLEDASIGHGGIPTRSRSGESMAPSTSEGVTGVAAGLSGAGARLPQGPPVGPDGKMDVAELLSQNAGGPSPFGDDQEFPLRKITYNHPEPNKD, encoded by the coding sequence ATGAAGCGCCATTTCCGGGTCTGGCGAGGCGACGAGTCCGGCGGCGAGATCCAGGACTTCCAGGTCGAGGTCAACGACGGCGAGGTCGTCCTCGACATCATTCACCGGCTCCAGGCGACTGAGACCCCCGACCTGGCCTGCCGCTGGAACTGCAAGGCGGGCAAGTGCGGCTCCTGCTCGATGGAGATCAACGGCAAGCCGCGACTGGGCTGCATGACGCGGATGTCCACGTTCGAGGAGAACGAGACCGTCACCATCACGCCGCTGCGCACCTTCCCGGTGATCCGCGACCTGGTGACGGACGTGTCCTTCAACTACGAGAAGGCCCGTGAGACACCCGCGTTCGCCCCGCCGCCCGGGGTCAGGCCGGGCGACTACCGGATGAAGCAGATCGACGTCGAACGCTCGCAAGAGTTCCGCAAGTGCATCGAATGCTTCCTGTGCCAGAACACCTGCCACGTCGTGCGCGACCACGAGGAGAACAAGAAGGCGTTCAGCGGGCCGCGCTACTTCATCCGGGCGGCCGAGCTGGACATGCACCCGCTCGACGACCGTACGGACCGCAAGGAGTACGCGCAGGCGAGCCAGGGCCTCGGCTACTGCAACATCACCAAGTGCTGCACCGAGGTCTGCCCCGAACACATCAAGATCACTGACAACGCCATCATCCCGATGAAGGAACGGGTGGTGGACCGCCGCTACGACCCCCTGGTCTGGCTGGGCCGCAAGATCTTCCGCCGCGACCAGCTCGAGGACGCCTCGATCGGCCACGGCGGCATCCCGACCCGCAGCCGCAGCGGCGAGAGCATGGCCCCGAGCACCTCCGAGGGCGTCACCGGCGTGGCGGCGGGCCTGTCCGGGGCCGGCGCCCGCTTGCCGCAAGGCCCGCCGGTGGGTCCGGACGGCAAGATGGACGTCGCCGAGCTGCTGTCGCAGAACGCGGGCGGCCCGTCACCGTTCGGCGACGATCAGGAATTCCCCCTCCGCAAGATCACCTACAACCACCCCGAGCCGAACAAGGACTGA